From one Agrobacterium vitis genomic stretch:
- the traC gene encoding conjugal transfer protein TraC: protein MKKPSSKIREEIARLQDQLRAAETREAERIGRIALKAGIGEIEIDEAELQAAFEEIARRFRGGKGPATGKENGHGDKPDRDTRPSFTPGADAGGPGEA, encoded by the coding sequence ATGAAAAAGCCATCGTCGAAGATCAGGGAAGAAATCGCCAGATTGCAGGACCAGCTGAGAGCGGCTGAAACACGCGAGGCCGAACGCATCGGCCGGATCGCGCTGAAGGCCGGGATTGGTGAGATCGAGATTGACGAGGCAGAGCTTCAGGCGGCTTTCGAGGAGATTGCACGACGGTTTCGCGGAGGCAAAGGACCTGCGACCGGAAAAGAGAATGGGCATGGTGACAAGCCAGATCGCGACACCCGCCCGTCGTTCACGCCTGGCGCGGATGCGGGCGGGCCTGGTGAGGCTTGA
- the traD gene encoding type IV conjugative transfer system coupling protein TraD has product MAKAMTTEARKKDTREKIELGGLIVKAGLRYEQRALLLGLLIDASNRIKDNEAERSRLTSIGVEAFGNEGE; this is encoded by the coding sequence ATGGCGAAGGCGATGACGACAGAAGCGCGCAAAAAGGACACGCGCGAAAAGATCGAGCTCGGCGGCCTGATCGTGAAAGCGGGCTTGCGCTATGAACAGCGGGCGCTGCTGCTCGGTCTTCTGATCGATGCGAGCAACCGGATCAAGGACAATGAGGCGGAGCGATCACGCCTGACATCCATCGGCGTGGAGGCGTTTGGCAATGAGGGTGAATAG
- the traG gene encoding Ti-type conjugative transfer system protein TraG, producing the protein MRVNRLVLFVLPAAIMLAALVMTFGMEHRLAELGSSPQAKLMLGRTGLALPYITVAATGVVALFAANGSANIKTAGLSVLAGNGAAIVIAIIPETIRLTGIASSVPAGQSVLTYADPATMVGVGVAFVSAMFALRVAIKGNAAFAQTGPKRVGGKRAVHGEADWMKLQEAAKLFPEPGGIVIGERYRVDKDSVATMPFRADDPQSWGAGGKSPLLCFDGSFGSSHGIVFAGSGGFKTTSVTIPAALKWGGGLVVLDPSSEVAPMVVDHRRKAGRKVIVLDPTLQGVGFNALDWIGRHGNTKEEDIVAVATWIMTDNARTASARDDFFRASAMQLLTALIADVCLSGHTDEKNQTLRLVRANLSEPEPKLRGRLTEIYEQSESDFVKENVAVFVNMTPETFSGVYANAVKETHWLSYPNYASLVSGDSFSTDDLAEGGTDIFIALDLKVLEAHPGLARVVIGSLLNAIYNRNGDVKGRTLFLLDEVARLGYLRILETARDAGRKYGITLTLIFQSLGQMREAYGGRDATSKWFESASWISFAAINDPDTADYISKRCGDTTVEVDQTNRSSGMKGSSRSRSKQLSRRPLILPHEVLRMRSDEQIVFTAGNAPLRCGRAIWFRREDMKACVGENRFHHPHTTTTAIAAPKVTKSDED; encoded by the coding sequence ATGAGGGTGAATAGGCTTGTGCTGTTCGTCCTGCCAGCGGCAATCATGCTTGCCGCGTTGGTCATGACATTCGGAATGGAACATCGGCTGGCGGAGCTCGGCTCATCCCCCCAGGCAAAGCTGATGCTGGGACGAACAGGCCTTGCCCTCCCCTACATCACGGTCGCCGCAACTGGTGTCGTTGCGTTGTTCGCGGCAAATGGATCAGCCAACATCAAGACGGCGGGTCTGAGCGTCCTTGCCGGAAACGGTGCGGCGATCGTTATCGCGATCATACCCGAGACGATCCGCCTGACCGGCATCGCGAGCAGCGTACCGGCAGGACAATCGGTTCTCACCTATGCCGATCCAGCGACAATGGTCGGTGTAGGCGTCGCCTTTGTCAGTGCAATGTTTGCGCTGCGCGTCGCGATCAAGGGCAACGCCGCTTTTGCTCAAACCGGACCTAAGCGGGTCGGCGGAAAGCGGGCAGTGCATGGGGAAGCCGACTGGATGAAGTTGCAGGAGGCGGCAAAGCTCTTTCCCGAACCCGGCGGCATCGTCATTGGCGAGCGATATCGAGTCGACAAGGACAGCGTGGCTACTATGCCTTTTCGAGCCGATGATCCGCAGAGCTGGGGTGCCGGAGGCAAGTCACCGCTGCTCTGCTTCGATGGCTCGTTCGGCTCCTCGCACGGTATCGTTTTTGCCGGCTCCGGTGGCTTCAAGACGACGTCGGTAACAATCCCGGCCGCGCTCAAATGGGGTGGTGGACTGGTTGTGCTTGATCCGTCCAGCGAGGTCGCACCGATGGTCGTCGATCACAGACGCAAGGCTGGCCGGAAGGTGATTGTGCTGGATCCCACCCTGCAGGGAGTGGGCTTCAACGCGCTCGACTGGATCGGTCGTCACGGCAATACGAAGGAAGAAGATATCGTCGCCGTCGCCACCTGGATCATGACCGACAATGCACGCACAGCATCCGCCCGCGACGATTTCTTTCGCGCCTCGGCCATGCAGCTTCTGACCGCACTCATCGCCGACGTTTGTCTGTCCGGTCACACGGACGAGAAGAACCAGACACTGCGCCTTGTCCGGGCCAATCTCTCCGAACCAGAGCCCAAGCTGCGGGGCCGGTTGACCGAGATCTATGAGCAGTCGGAATCCGACTTCGTCAAGGAGAACGTCGCTGTCTTCGTCAACATGACGCCGGAAACGTTTTCCGGCGTCTACGCGAACGCGGTGAAGGAGACACACTGGCTATCCTACCCGAACTATGCCAGCCTCGTGTCGGGCGATAGTTTCTCCACCGACGATCTCGCCGAGGGCGGAACGGACATCTTCATCGCACTCGATCTGAAGGTGTTGGAAGCCCATCCCGGCCTGGCGCGTGTCGTCATCGGCTCGCTGCTCAATGCCATTTACAATCGCAACGGTGATGTGAAGGGACGCACCCTCTTCCTGCTTGATGAGGTCGCCCGGCTCGGTTACCTGCGCATCCTTGAAACTGCCCGCGATGCAGGTCGTAAATACGGCATCACGCTGACGCTGATCTTCCAGTCGCTGGGCCAGATGCGCGAGGCCTATGGCGGCCGGGACGCGACGTCCAAATGGTTCGAATCCGCGTCGTGGATATCATTTGCGGCGATCAACGATCCTGATACCGCAGACTACATCTCGAAGCGATGTGGCGATACCACGGTTGAGGTCGACCAAACCAATCGCTCCTCCGGAATGAAGGGATCGTCACGGTCGCGATCAAAACAGCTCAGCCGCCGGCCGTTGATCCTGCCGCATGAGGTTCTGCGCATGCGCAGCGACGAGCAAATCGTCTTTACTGCTGGCAATGCACCGCTACGCTGCGGGCGCGCCATCTGGTTTCGACGCGAAGACATGAAAGCCTGCGTCGGGGAGAATAGGTTCCACCACCCCCATACGACAACAACGGCCATTGCCGCACCCAAAGTGACGAAGTCGGATGAAGACTGA
- a CDS encoding WGR domain-containing protein codes for MGQNHLAHFGIVQQRRFIMALNQSSLIDSEKSLDAAPRGNNNAVMEKDAKDLVHLHRIDTTQNMRRFYLLAIQPTLFGGASVIRNWGRIGSGGQTMIETFDRQEDADWAVSHLERTKKRRGYSEVNRTE; via the coding sequence ATGGGACAAAACCACCTCGCCCATTTCGGTATTGTCCAACAGCGGCGGTTCATCATGGCTTTGAATCAATCAAGCCTCATCGATTCAGAAAAGTCGTTGGACGCAGCTCCAAGAGGAAACAACAATGCGGTCATGGAAAAAGACGCGAAAGACCTGGTTCATCTTCACCGCATTGACACGACGCAGAACATGCGACGCTTCTACTTGCTTGCAATCCAGCCAACACTGTTTGGAGGCGCATCAGTCATTCGCAACTGGGGCCGGATCGGCTCAGGCGGCCAGACGATGATTGAAACCTTCGATCGCCAGGAAGACGCGGATTGGGCCGTTTCCCACCTCGAGCGCACAAAGAAACGACGGGGTTATTCCGAGGTCAATCGCACTGAATAG
- the tssI gene encoding type VI secretion system tip protein TssI/VgrG, producing the protein MDDVLSPADFIQASRVLKLSSPLGEDQLLPERMMVDEGVNRLFEITLSVRAKREAVKPEELIGKLVDVSLEIRQGELDGEGVRRPFNGLVTNLSEGPPVTRGLRSYTLTIRPQLWLLSRRSDCRIWQNMTAIQVMETLFSEHGIPAPAYAPLHKTPPSREYSTQWNETDLDYLLRRFEQEGLFFWFEHETGVHRLKVSDSKVAWSKPSASAEGEQNVRLAQGSSDRNHINEWMRQFSYVPGQRAGADWNFETPSTVPLNVTPSLIQMPGAKQRELYEYPARISDVKEAEVAETFRMQAVEADHERVTGQSNVRFLEPGRRFTPYEEPHPEHKYEEHVITHITHWVVDRSYETTENEPEYRNAFEAIPSRVPLTPHRDTKRPRIEGAQVAIVAGPSGEEIHTDQYGRIKVWYPWDRKAKKDGSDTCWVRVAQNWAGGQWGGQIIPRIGMEVMVAFIDGDPDRPLVTGVVPNPKNAVPYDLPANKTRMVLRSNTHKGSGFNEMTFEDENGQENMFFHAQKDQTSRVLNDRTKRVDRHEVASIGGNRAVEVAGNQKHEIGGSVHLTVGAIGVGAQWQAKRYSEMAKVTATMLDEAGRDSGRPSEIKPFTDAISGLALGYFDSQSLDARDNLISNASPRTDAGDMMRASGSLVGEVMSNLFPQTGVMNTVVGSFRSETVGMASVEQVGVTKVVNVGKTLQSNIGKKSVSVVGDEQETHVGKRKSINVGNEFTIEVGTRFSIKVGSSSLTMEKDGTISITAGKTTTVKGGGAQFTIGPGPILYTPVIVQGQSPGPGAPSVPRKTRKPFAEECRYASANASTSQ; encoded by the coding sequence ATGGACGACGTTCTGTCACCTGCCGATTTCATCCAGGCCAGCCGTGTACTGAAACTGTCGTCGCCCTTGGGTGAGGATCAGTTGTTGCCTGAACGGATGATGGTTGACGAAGGCGTCAATCGTCTGTTCGAGATCACCTTGTCGGTGCGCGCCAAGCGTGAGGCCGTCAAGCCGGAAGAGCTGATCGGCAAACTGGTCGATGTCTCCCTGGAAATCCGCCAGGGCGAATTGGATGGCGAGGGCGTGCGACGGCCCTTTAATGGACTTGTGACCAATCTGTCCGAAGGTCCGCCAGTCACACGGGGGTTACGCTCCTACACGCTGACTATCCGCCCGCAACTCTGGCTGTTATCACGCCGGTCCGATTGCCGGATCTGGCAGAACATGACGGCCATCCAGGTGATGGAGACATTGTTCTCTGAGCATGGCATTCCGGCCCCCGCATATGCCCCTCTGCATAAAACGCCGCCGTCGCGGGAATATTCAACGCAATGGAACGAGACCGATCTCGATTATCTGCTGCGTCGCTTCGAGCAAGAAGGGTTGTTCTTCTGGTTTGAACATGAGACCGGCGTTCACCGCCTGAAGGTCAGCGACAGCAAGGTAGCCTGGAGCAAGCCATCGGCTTCAGCAGAAGGCGAGCAGAATGTGCGTCTTGCCCAAGGCTCCTCGGATCGCAACCATATCAATGAATGGATGCGGCAGTTCTCCTATGTCCCCGGCCAGCGCGCCGGCGCGGACTGGAATTTCGAGACGCCAAGCACAGTTCCGCTCAACGTCACGCCGTCGCTGATCCAGATGCCAGGCGCCAAGCAGCGCGAGCTTTACGAATATCCAGCCCGCATCTCCGATGTCAAAGAGGCCGAAGTGGCCGAGACGTTTCGGATGCAGGCTGTGGAAGCCGATCATGAGCGGGTGACGGGCCAGTCCAATGTGCGTTTCCTGGAACCTGGCCGTCGGTTCACCCCTTACGAGGAGCCGCATCCGGAACATAAATACGAAGAGCATGTCATCACCCATATTACCCATTGGGTCGTTGATCGCTCCTATGAGACGACGGAGAACGAACCGGAATATCGCAATGCGTTCGAGGCTATTCCGTCGCGGGTTCCGCTGACGCCACATCGCGACACGAAACGCCCCCGCATTGAGGGGGCGCAGGTGGCGATCGTCGCCGGACCCTCCGGTGAAGAGATCCACACCGACCAGTATGGCCGCATCAAGGTCTGGTATCCCTGGGACCGCAAGGCAAAGAAGGATGGCAGCGACACTTGCTGGGTGCGGGTTGCCCAGAACTGGGCGGGCGGCCAGTGGGGAGGGCAGATCATCCCACGGATCGGCATGGAAGTTATGGTCGCTTTCATTGATGGCGATCCGGACCGGCCATTGGTGACGGGGGTGGTGCCCAATCCGAAGAATGCTGTGCCTTATGATCTTCCGGCCAATAAGACCCGGATGGTGCTGCGCTCCAACACCCACAAAGGTAGCGGCTTCAACGAGATGACTTTCGAGGACGAGAACGGCCAGGAGAACATGTTCTTCCATGCCCAGAAGGATCAGACGTCACGCGTGCTGAACGATCGCACCAAGCGCGTCGACCGGCATGAGGTCGCCTCCATCGGCGGCAACCGCGCCGTGGAAGTCGCGGGCAACCAGAAGCACGAAATCGGCGGCTCAGTGCATTTGACTGTAGGTGCAATTGGTGTTGGTGCTCAATGGCAGGCGAAACGCTATTCGGAAATGGCGAAAGTTACCGCAACAATGCTCGACGAAGCCGGAAGAGATTCTGGCCGACCTTCTGAAATCAAGCCATTTACTGACGCTATAAGCGGCCTCGCTTTAGGATATTTTGATAGCCAGAGCTTGGATGCCAGAGACAATCTTATTTCGAATGCCTCACCGCGGACGGACGCTGGAGATATGATGCGGGCATCCGGCTCCTTGGTGGGCGAAGTGATGAGCAACTTGTTCCCACAAACGGGAGTGATGAACACCGTTGTTGGGAGCTTCCGCTCAGAAACTGTCGGTATGGCTAGCGTTGAGCAGGTAGGGGTCACCAAGGTTGTCAATGTTGGTAAGACCCTTCAAAGCAATATTGGAAAAAAGTCAGTCAGCGTCGTCGGTGATGAACAGGAAACCCATGTCGGGAAACGAAAATCTATCAACGTAGGCAACGAGTTCACGATCGAGGTTGGTACGCGGTTCTCCATCAAGGTAGGAAGCTCTTCCCTAACCATGGAGAAAGATGGAACTATATCAATCACCGCAGGCAAAACGACTACTGTTAAAGGTGGCGGCGCGCAATTTACCATTGGTCCAGGGCCAATTCTCTATACCCCTGTTATCGTTCAGGGGCAGTCACCAGGCCCCGGCGCACCGAGTGTCCCCCGAAAAACACGTAAACCTTTTGCCGAGGAGTGCCGATATGCTTCCGCCAATGCGAGCACGTCACAATGA
- a CDS encoding DUF4123 domain-containing protein, with amino-acid sequence MLDGQWAPNLAHELINSKLEFCSLFEGPIENDRIINSPYLVRLEPDNRLTDWLLSEGWSKGWGVYFQVSCETLSREYPSTNSEHIARKRAAGEFFGSDGLEVLEDATILRLRRHFRKFTRVRLFPNDRIVVFRFYDPRHYVLI; translated from the coding sequence TTGCTCGATGGCCAATGGGCGCCAAACCTCGCTCACGAACTCATTAATAGCAAGTTAGAGTTCTGCAGCCTGTTTGAAGGCCCTATCGAGAATGATCGCATTATCAATAGTCCGTATCTTGTTCGACTGGAGCCGGACAACCGGCTCACCGACTGGCTCCTGAGTGAGGGATGGTCGAAAGGTTGGGGTGTATATTTTCAGGTTTCGTGTGAAACACTGAGTCGCGAATACCCTTCGACGAATTCTGAACACATTGCCCGCAAGCGTGCAGCCGGGGAGTTCTTCGGTTCGGATGGCTTGGAAGTTCTTGAGGACGCCACGATATTGCGGTTGAGGCGGCATTTCCGCAAATTCACCCGGGTCCGCCTTTTTCCCAACGATCGGATTGTCGTGTTCCGCTTCTACGATCCGCGACATTACGTACTTATTTGA
- the tnpC gene encoding IS66 family transposase: protein MSQPIDLSLFPDLPPEVVKAFAAMQFELSVERAARQHEQAVVAEKDAFITELKELIEKLEGQVHDYRRTKFGPKSEKLDPAQMELALEDLETAIAETQARIAAVEKKIEASADDPEKAGNSGEVGDPDKAVSRKERKARALPEHLPRVERVIEPDSIVCPCGCGNMVRIGEDRTERLDRIPARYEVIVTIRPKYACPKGRTGVVQARAPAHLLEGSWPTEALLAEIAVSKHSEHMPLNRQAEVMARHGVPIDRTVLADWMGRTGSEIAPVVDHMAKRLLWESTRLYVDETTAPVLDPGRGKTKTGYLWAVLRDDRGWNGSAPSGVVFHYRPGRKGEYAAEILDGFNGTIQVDAYGGYSHLATSDRIGGAPLKLAFCWAHGRRKLIKATPKSGSPIVDEALVRIAALYKIEDSIRGSDPEHRRAVRQDLSLPLVEEFFTWLAAQAARVSRKSDLGKALAYMLTRQDGFRLFLDDGHVDIDSNLVENAIRRPAMNRRNALFAGHDEGGRNWARFASLIGTCKMNGVEPYAYLCDLFTRLANGHLVKDIDALMPWAYATRIKASQ, encoded by the coding sequence ATGTCGCAACCTATTGATCTCAGCCTGTTTCCGGACCTTCCGCCAGAGGTAGTCAAAGCCTTTGCGGCGATGCAGTTCGAACTGTCGGTCGAGCGTGCGGCACGCCAGCATGAGCAGGCGGTCGTTGCCGAAAAGGACGCGTTCATCACTGAGCTGAAGGAACTGATCGAGAAGCTTGAGGGGCAGGTTCACGACTACAGGCGCACGAAGTTCGGGCCAAAATCGGAAAAGCTCGATCCGGCGCAGATGGAACTGGCACTGGAAGACCTTGAAACGGCGATTGCCGAAACACAGGCGCGGATCGCCGCCGTCGAGAAGAAGATCGAAGCCAGCGCAGATGATCCCGAAAAGGCTGGCAATTCTGGAGAGGTTGGCGATCCGGACAAGGCCGTTTCTCGCAAGGAGCGCAAGGCCCGTGCACTGCCCGAACACCTGCCGCGGGTCGAGCGCGTGATCGAGCCCGATAGCATCGTTTGTCCCTGCGGTTGCGGCAACATGGTCCGGATCGGCGAGGACCGGACGGAACGGCTCGACCGGATCCCGGCGCGCTACGAGGTGATCGTCACGATCCGCCCGAAATACGCATGCCCCAAGGGTCGAACCGGCGTCGTCCAGGCCAGAGCGCCGGCGCATCTTCTGGAAGGGAGCTGGCCGACGGAGGCCCTTCTGGCGGAGATTGCCGTCTCCAAGCATTCCGAACACATGCCCCTCAACCGTCAGGCCGAGGTCATGGCGCGACACGGCGTGCCAATCGACCGCACGGTGCTGGCCGATTGGATGGGGCGCACGGGTAGCGAAATCGCACCGGTGGTCGACCACATGGCCAAACGGCTGCTGTGGGAAAGCACGCGCCTCTATGTCGACGAAACGACCGCCCCGGTGCTGGATCCTGGGCGAGGCAAGACAAAGACCGGCTATCTCTGGGCCGTGCTGCGTGACGACCGCGGCTGGAATGGTTCTGCTCCGTCAGGTGTGGTGTTCCATTATCGGCCCGGGCGTAAAGGAGAATATGCCGCTGAGATCCTTGACGGGTTCAACGGCACAATCCAAGTGGATGCCTACGGCGGTTACTCTCATCTCGCTACGTCCGATCGTATCGGCGGCGCTCCGCTGAAGTTGGCTTTCTGTTGGGCACACGGGCGCAGAAAGCTGATCAAGGCCACGCCAAAGAGCGGATCGCCCATCGTCGACGAGGCGTTGGTGCGGATCGCCGCGCTCTACAAGATCGAAGACAGTATCCGAGGCTCAGACCCCGAACATCGCCGGGCAGTTCGACAGGACCTGTCCCTCCCGCTGGTGGAGGAGTTCTTCACCTGGCTGGCAGCCCAGGCCGCGCGCGTCTCACGCAAATCTGACCTCGGAAAAGCCCTGGCCTATATGCTGACGCGACAGGACGGATTCCGGCTGTTCCTGGACGATGGCCATGTCGATATCGACTCCAACCTGGTGGAAAACGCGATCCGCCGCCCGGCCATGAACCGCCGCAATGCGCTCTTTGCGGGGCACGATGAAGGGGGCCGCAATTGGGCTCGGTTTGCCAGTCTTATCGGCACTTGCAAAATGAACGGCGTTGAACCTTACGCCTATCTTTGCGACCTCTTCACCCGCCTCGCAAACGGCCACCTCGTGAAAGACATCGATGCCCTGATGCCTTGGGCCTATGCCACCCGTATCAAGGCCTCACAATGA